A single Macaca mulatta isolate MMU2019108-1 chromosome 15, T2T-MMU8v2.0, whole genome shotgun sequence DNA region contains:
- the OBP2B gene encoding odorant-binding protein 2b isoform X1, translating into MYVKAMVVDKDFPEDRKPRKVSPVKVTALGGGDLEATFTFMREDRCVQKKILMWKTEEPGKFSAYGGRKLIYVQELPGRDHFVFYCKDQHRGGLFHMGKLMGPCRCPHLGSPVATSPAGRNPDINMEALEEFKKFVQHKGLSEEDIFIPLQTGSCTPEH; encoded by the exons atgTATGTGAAGGCCATGGTGGTCGATAAGGACTTTCCGGAGGACAGGAAGCCCAGGAAGGTGTCCCCAGTGAAGGTGACAGCCCTGGGCGGTGGGGACTTGGAAGCCACGTTCACCTTCAT GAGGGAGGATCGGTGCGTCCAGAAGAAAATCCTGATGTGGAAAACGGAGGAGCCCGGCAAATTCAGTGCCT ATGGAGGCAGGAAGCTCATATATGTGCAGGAgctgcccgggagggaccactTCGTCTTTTACTGCAAAGACCAGCACCGTGGGGGCCTGTTCCACATGGGAAAGCTCATGG GGCCATGTCGCTGTCCCCACCTCGGCTCACCTGTAGCCACCTCACCTGCAGGTAGGAATCCTGACATCAACATGGAGGCCCTGGAAGAATTTAAGAAATTCGTGCAGCACAAGGGACTCTCGGAGGAGGACATTTTCATACCCCTACAGACGG GAAGCTGCACTCCCGAACACTAG
- the OBP2B gene encoding odorant-binding protein 2b isoform X2 yields MYVKAMVVDKDFPEDRKPRKVSPVKVTALGGGDLEATFTFMREDRCVQKKILMWKTEEPGKFSAYGGRKLIYVQELPGRDHFVFYCKDQHRGGLFHMGKLMGRNPDINMEALEEFKKFVQHKGLSEEDIFIPLQTGSCTPEH; encoded by the exons atgTATGTGAAGGCCATGGTGGTCGATAAGGACTTTCCGGAGGACAGGAAGCCCAGGAAGGTGTCCCCAGTGAAGGTGACAGCCCTGGGCGGTGGGGACTTGGAAGCCACGTTCACCTTCAT GAGGGAGGATCGGTGCGTCCAGAAGAAAATCCTGATGTGGAAAACGGAGGAGCCCGGCAAATTCAGTGCCT ATGGAGGCAGGAAGCTCATATATGTGCAGGAgctgcccgggagggaccactTCGTCTTTTACTGCAAAGACCAGCACCGTGGGGGCCTGTTCCACATGGGAAAGCTCATGG GTAGGAATCCTGACATCAACATGGAGGCCCTGGAAGAATTTAAGAAATTCGTGCAGCACAAGGGACTCTCGGAGGAGGACATTTTCATACCCCTACAGACGG GAAGCTGCACTCCCGAACACTAG